A single uncultured Methanolobus sp. DNA region contains:
- a CDS encoding methylenetetrahydrofolate reductase C-terminal domain-containing protein: MIISSAKPFEEILEILKDEDDIFVIGCNACAAKIHVGGEPEVLEMCNRLENAGKHVVGWVIPSAACSVASFDSLVEKNPAIKDAKTILVMACGSGVSIVASVVDVPVYPSNDTVCLGGRTQGEVVPELCAMCGKCKIYYFGSVCPKSLCPKHLLNGPCGGSVNGKCEIDSEKDCAWELICNRLEKIGRLDLLDITWDAEEGTEESV; the protein is encoded by the coding sequence ATGATAATCTCATCTGCAAAGCCCTTTGAAGAAATACTTGAAATACTGAAAGACGAGGATGATATCTTCGTTATTGGCTGCAATGCCTGTGCAGCAAAGATACACGTTGGTGGAGAGCCTGAAGTTCTTGAGATGTGCAATCGTCTTGAAAATGCAGGAAAGCATGTCGTTGGCTGGGTTATCCCCAGTGCAGCGTGTAGTGTAGCTTCTTTTGATTCACTTGTTGAAAAGAATCCTGCCATTAAGGATGCTAAGACTATTCTTGTAATGGCCTGCGGAAGCGGAGTTTCTATAGTAGCCAGTGTTGTAGACGTGCCAGTTTATCCTTCAAACGACACTGTTTGCCTCGGAGGAAGAACTCAGGGAGAAGTTGTTCCTGAACTCTGTGCAATGTGTGGTAAATGCAAGATATATTATTTTGGCAGCGTTTGCCCGAAGAGTTTGTGTCCCAAGCATTTACTGAACGGACCCTGTGGAGGATCAGTCAATGGCAAATGCGAAATCGATTCTGAAAAAGACTGTGCATGGGAACTTATCTGCAACAGGCTTGAGAAAATAGGAAGACTTGATCTGCTTGACATCACATGGGACGCTGAAGAAGGCACAGAAGAATCAGTCTGA
- a CDS encoding winged helix-turn-helix transcriptional regulator, which yields MKLKLNSILKILIFLLLIVCGCFIASAEYTVVPYNDRPDDIPPELIDSTGADGNLTFWDLPFKLKFIWIGCTIWFVIVSIGKFIPLLLGKVACNKGEKNRKKILSYVSENPGCSESDVLSELDMKRGTFRYHANKLQLSNLLVALRQGRFINYFTKGSSNEKVLQATGSNTQSDTRKCVLETICEEPGVTGKELSEKLGVDKSTIHWHISRLKDENAIRDEKDGRYRKYYPASNFSAIQNNNNKFAVMSD from the coding sequence TTGAAACTTAAATTAAACAGTATTCTGAAAATCCTGATTTTTTTATTATTGATTGTATGTGGTTGCTTTATTGCAAGCGCTGAGTATACTGTGGTTCCTTACAATGATCGCCCGGACGATATCCCGCCTGAACTTATTGATTCTACAGGTGCAGACGGTAATCTTACTTTCTGGGACCTTCCTTTTAAGCTCAAATTCATATGGATTGGTTGCACTATCTGGTTTGTTATAGTTTCAATAGGTAAATTCATCCCATTGCTGCTGGGAAAGGTAGCATGCAATAAAGGTGAAAAGAACAGGAAAAAGATACTTTCGTATGTATCTGAAAATCCGGGTTGCTCTGAGAGTGATGTTCTTTCAGAACTGGATATGAAAAGAGGAACCTTCAGGTATCATGCTAATAAGCTTCAGCTTTCAAATCTCCTTGTTGCTCTCAGGCAGGGGAGATTCATTAATTATTTCACCAAGGGTAGCTCTAATGAGAAAGTTCTGCAAGCTACAGGTTCTAATACACAAAGTGATACTAGAAAATGTGTTCTGGAAACAATATGTGAAGAACCTGGTGTGACTGGTAAGGAATTATCTGAAAAGCTCGGAGTTGACAAAAGTACGATTCACTGGCACATTAGTCGGCTGAAAGATGAGAATGCAATACGTGATGAAAAAGATGGCAGGTACAGGAAATATTATCCTGCAAGCAATTTCTCGGCAATTCAGAACAACAATAACAAATTTGCAGTAATGTCAGACTGA
- a CDS encoding Tol biopolymer transporter, with product MGAKTITVCMMLLLFGTAQTIAIPNNSSVNSIEINPLFVAEEYIISSERLSPDGNYLLVSSYSPISMSQSLNHIYLMDIKNKTYGKIDYKITEEESNYIVFALPIGWNPSGDKIYFSISKREGGNVVICKPDGTDMRVMGSSETTTLSEAISNLGGNVRYRELTFSPDSSKIAYVYDDPDNFLGNLWIENTDGTDAFELRAEASKPVWYNSTIICFLTGDGSLMFADKEGNPIQTIYPSNPDEKFTKFTLSPDKKKITIFSSIGDRYLTYIANVDGTNLLEAEINKNSPNYSDLSNWQPNGSSIVLEENGDLYIFEGEKHTRRLLHEGNASQVQWFPDGEKLLFIEDGSKIYSINRDGENLFYITDIGLIPSHILELFEKKTVSISSSGDFIAFTSGLSSEGKLIDTESSLSDSNNISAPLFLVRSNGANLTQLTPVINGRYDFLDEWICNKELLILDYVQFSDNELIYGNPSLFSLNGEDLKNGWQEMSVSQIIHMDDEKIPENNSLVNKTTVLNKTSPNNPDESKNKQSPSFRTVDILVCILCLFLLKQKRCLK from the coding sequence ATGGGTGCAAAAACTATTACTGTTTGCATGATGTTGCTTTTATTTGGAACTGCACAAACTATAGCAATACCGAATAATTCCAGTGTCAACTCAATCGAAATAAATCCCTTATTTGTGGCTGAAGAATATATTATATCATCCGAAAGATTGAGTCCTGATGGAAACTACTTATTGGTGAGTTCATACAGCCCAATTTCAATGTCTCAAAGTCTCAATCATATTTATTTGATGGACATCAAAAACAAAACCTATGGAAAAATAGACTATAAGATTACAGAAGAAGAAAGTAACTATATCGTCTTTGCTTTGCCAATTGGCTGGAATCCATCAGGCGACAAAATCTATTTTTCAATATCGAAAAGAGAGGGAGGAAATGTTGTTATCTGCAAACCCGATGGTACAGATATGAGAGTAATGGGGTCTTCAGAAACAACTACTCTTTCTGAAGCAATAAGCAATCTTGGTGGTAATGTTCGGTACAGAGAGTTAACATTCAGCCCGGATTCAAGTAAAATAGCTTACGTATATGATGATCCAGATAATTTTCTTGGAAACCTTTGGATTGAAAATACAGATGGAACAGATGCCTTTGAATTAAGAGCAGAAGCCAGTAAACCTGTATGGTATAATTCTACGATTATTTGTTTCCTGACAGGGGATGGGTCTTTAATGTTTGCTGATAAAGAAGGAAATCCTATTCAAACCATATATCCATCCAATCCAGATGAAAAATTTACGAAATTCACACTTAGCCCCGATAAGAAAAAAATAACCATTTTTTCAAGCATTGGTGACAGATATTTAACATATATTGCTAATGTAGATGGAACAAATCTACTGGAAGCTGAAATAAATAAAAATAGTCCTAATTATTCTGATTTAAGTAACTGGCAACCAAATGGATCCTCTATAGTGCTGGAAGAAAATGGAGATTTATATATTTTTGAAGGGGAAAAACATACCCGAAGACTTCTGCATGAAGGGAATGCATCTCAAGTTCAGTGGTTCCCTGATGGGGAAAAGTTGCTTTTTATTGAAGATGGGAGCAAAATTTATTCCATAAATCGTGATGGAGAAAATCTTTTTTACATTACTGATATAGGGCTAATACCCAGTCATATATTGGAACTATTTGAGAAAAAAACAGTATCTATCAGTTCTTCAGGAGACTTTATTGCATTCACATCTGGATTATCATCAGAAGGAAAACTGATTGACACCGAGTCATCCTTAAGTGATAGTAATAACATTTCAGCACCTTTATTTCTAGTCCGCTCGAATGGTGCTAATCTCACCCAATTAACACCTGTTATAAATGGAAGATATGACTTTTTGGACGAATGGATCTGTAATAAGGAGTTGCTAATTCTAGATTACGTTCAATTTTCAGATAATGAACTGATATATGGTAATCCATCTTTATTTTCACTAAATGGTGAAGATTTGAAAAATGGATGGCAAGAAATGTCTGTAAGCCAAATCATACATATGGACGATGAAAAGATACCTGAAAACAACAGTCTGGTAAACAAGACAACAGTACTGAATAAAACTAGTCCTAATAATCCGGATGAATCTAAAAATAAACAATCTCCATCTTTTAGAACCGTAGATATTCTAGTCTGCATTTTGTGCTTATTTTTATTAAAACAGAAAAGGTGTTTAAAATGA
- a CDS encoding ABC transporter permease has translation MINLNAITTIAKKEFSDKLYERSLILLMAVFMISLFIYTYGNDFGDATKIIGVFFPLIGIVLGYDAIVKEKNSKSINVLLTHPVFRDNIITGKFVGISLTLFLVVFISLMIIVASDYIISGQVAQLESLLRLLVYGIFTFLYLLIFASLGILTSIKFKNELNSLAFGIIIWINMCFALGPSIIMLTSFITGQSMFDMTDEFLSTGALLFNISPIHHFAEVTVGTLDLSYGSFSIQKEVHGILDTRYSLSYLLGYYWQNIMILIAIPVILVIVSYISFLREDI, from the coding sequence ATGATCAACCTGAATGCAATTACTACAATAGCAAAAAAAGAGTTTTCTGACAAATTATATGAAAGAAGTCTAATATTACTAATGGCAGTATTTATGATTTCTTTATTTATCTATACATACGGTAATGATTTTGGAGATGCCACTAAAATAATAGGTGTCTTTTTCCCATTAATAGGAATCGTATTGGGCTATGATGCAATCGTTAAGGAAAAAAACAGCAAAAGCATTAATGTTCTGCTGACACATCCAGTATTTCGTGATAATATCATAACTGGCAAATTTGTAGGGATATCACTCACTCTTTTTCTTGTTGTATTCATTTCTTTAATGATAATTGTAGCATCCGATTACATTATCAGTGGACAGGTTGCCCAATTAGAGAGTCTTCTGCGGCTATTAGTATATGGCATTTTTACTTTTTTATATCTTTTGATTTTTGCATCATTGGGAATATTAACTTCGATAAAATTTAAAAATGAACTCAATTCTCTTGCTTTTGGAATTATAATATGGATTAACATGTGTTTTGCCCTGGGTCCATCAATAATCATGTTGACATCTTTTATTACAGGCCAATCAATGTTCGATATGACTGATGAATTTTTATCTACTGGAGCTTTGTTGTTTAACATCTCCCCCATACATCACTTTGCAGAAGTAACTGTAGGAACACTAGATTTGAGCTATGGGTCTTTTAGTATACAAAAAGAAGTACATGGTATTTTGGACACCAGATACTCTTTATCTTATCTGCTTGGGTATTATTGGCAAAATATAATGATATTGATAGCAATACCGGTTATTTTGGTAATTGTTTCTTACATCTCATTTTTGCGGGAAGACATCTAA
- a CDS encoding ABC transporter permease: MMNATSNMMIIAKKEFIDHLRSPVFLSFAATFTLVIFAWSYVKGMEVEYTSTVLGMADIMRGFKGVAMIVGRFAPVIGIVLGFDAIVKEIKSSSMNTLLTHPVFRDNVILGKIVGCSLCILLSLFISINIAAGSMLIVSGIPVTLQHITRIEIFVLLTFFYSLFFLAISMFISTIVKKANTSLLYNIAIWLIFVILFAQLIFTSTYTITEDLEISNEKTLDWLNFVPSHHYVFSSAGVPDVMKESFDYYPEVEGIFDTSHTINDWLNEFWPNLVVLVVSPIILLVITVIAFLKKDISL, translated from the coding sequence ATGATGAATGCAACTAGTAATATGATGATAATAGCAAAAAAAGAATTCATCGACCATTTGAGAAGCCCAGTATTTCTATCTTTTGCAGCTACATTTACACTTGTTATTTTCGCATGGTCCTATGTAAAAGGAATGGAGGTAGAGTACACTTCTACTGTTCTTGGAATGGCTGATATAATGAGAGGATTTAAAGGTGTAGCAATGATTGTAGGAAGGTTCGCACCTGTTATTGGAATTGTACTGGGTTTTGATGCAATAGTAAAAGAAATAAAATCCAGCTCTATGAACACACTACTAACACATCCAGTATTCAGAGATAATGTCATTTTAGGAAAGATAGTTGGATGTAGTTTATGCATTCTTCTTTCACTATTTATCTCAATTAATATTGCAGCAGGCTCAATGCTTATTGTATCAGGAATTCCAGTTACTTTGCAACATATTACACGCATTGAGATATTTGTATTATTAACATTCTTTTATAGTCTATTTTTCCTAGCAATCTCAATGTTCATATCAACTATCGTGAAAAAGGCAAATACATCTCTTCTTTACAATATTGCTATATGGTTAATTTTTGTAATATTGTTTGCTCAATTAATATTCACATCTACTTACACCATAACTGAAGATCTGGAAATTTCAAATGAAAAAACACTGGATTGGCTGAATTTTGTTCCAAGCCATCATTATGTGTTTTCATCAGCAGGAGTGCCAGATGTTATGAAGGAATCATTTGATTACTATCCTGAGGTAGAGGGAATTTTTGATACGAGCCATACAATCAACGATTGGTTAAATGAATTCTGGCCTAATCTGGTAGTTCTTGTTGTATCACCTATCATTTTGTTGGTCATAACAGTTATTGCCTTTCTGAAAAAAGATATTTCACTGTAA
- a CDS encoding NEW3 domain-containing protein: protein MFKNIYRILFLTYFLLTLIICNLAVADWSSVIAISPTTGKVAIAGDTVEFPINVQKGYDYEEESWCTFSVVDIPQGWNAGFYEDDEQITSLNFPEYDDDEEDEREIILRIKSSQSATNGLYSIWVRFVPDEGEVILREYAVKIDNNADINLELYSDIPGLQTSPADPVDFVVTVTNDYKHRITINLDVDEKPANWSVQLLETEDEKYRIKKQSIEESSTQNFIVRVNPPVNTENGMYSIIVSATPENSNQSVSQLLEVYIDEELEKNEALEIIPQSLNLTLNPGSETEVSVTLKNTGLQAIENVELQLQEDTGISTEIKTFGAIEELEAGESVKIPIEISARADASSGPKEILMRATSDTINSEDGKIIVNVEKSESSGYIGITMIVVAFVILGIIIYKFGRR from the coding sequence ATGTTTAAAAATATTTATCGAATACTTTTCCTGACATATTTTCTCCTAACGCTAATAATCTGTAACCTAGCAGTTGCAGACTGGTCTTCAGTCATAGCTATTTCTCCTACAACAGGAAAGGTAGCTATTGCAGGAGATACAGTTGAATTTCCTATTAATGTCCAAAAAGGATACGATTACGAAGAAGAATCATGGTGTACTTTTTCCGTAGTTGATATCCCTCAAGGATGGAATGCGGGATTTTATGAGGACGATGAACAGATTACATCTCTAAACTTCCCAGAATATGATGACGATGAAGAAGATGAAAGAGAAATAATACTTCGAATAAAATCATCACAGTCTGCTACAAATGGACTATATTCAATCTGGGTGCGTTTTGTTCCAGATGAAGGAGAAGTAATTCTCCGAGAGTATGCTGTCAAAATTGATAATAATGCTGATATTAACCTTGAACTTTATTCGGATATCCCCGGCTTGCAAACCTCACCTGCAGATCCTGTTGACTTTGTTGTTACAGTCACTAACGACTACAAACACAGGATAACAATTAATCTTGATGTTGATGAGAAACCAGCTAACTGGAGTGTGCAACTTCTTGAAACAGAAGATGAAAAATACAGGATCAAAAAACAAAGCATTGAAGAAAGCAGTACTCAGAATTTCATTGTCCGGGTAAATCCTCCGGTTAATACTGAAAATGGAATGTATAGTATAATAGTATCAGCTACTCCGGAAAACAGCAATCAGAGTGTTAGCCAATTATTGGAAGTATATATCGATGAGGAACTTGAAAAAAACGAAGCACTGGAAATTATCCCACAATCTCTAAACCTTACTCTTAATCCCGGGTCAGAAACAGAGGTATCTGTTACATTAAAAAATACAGGGCTGCAAGCAATCGAAAATGTTGAGCTCCAGCTTCAGGAAGACACAGGCATATCTACAGAAATTAAAACTTTTGGTGCAATCGAAGAATTAGAGGCAGGTGAGTCTGTTAAAATTCCAATCGAAATATCTGCAAGAGCAGATGCTTCTTCTGGTCCAAAAGAAATCTTGATGCGTGCAACAAGTGACACTATCAATAGCGAAGATGGAAAAATCATCGTCAACGTGGAAAAATCAGAAAGTAGCGGATATATAGGAATTACCATGATAGTGGTTGCTTTTGTTATTTTAGGAATAATAATCTATAAATTTGGAAGGAGATGA
- a CDS encoding ABC transporter ATP-binding protein, with the protein MKYEYPIIVNELTKKFGKHNEITAVNSLSFKVKKGEVFGFVGPNGAGKTTTMKMLIGLLEPTNGEGYVAGYDIVKQIINIRKVTGVLPEPAGYYDDLTARQNLRFYADLNSTPDKEKKIVEILELVGLKDAIDQKIGGFSTGMRKRFGLAQALINDPEIIFLDEPTSGIDPKGAQMMRDLITDLSKNKGVTVFLSSHSMEEVEEICDRIAIIAKGKLLAVGSIEDLRSVVREKEGVHYLLEVQDIIPSEAVEVVKDVDGVEEVEIQDTTLKVHSNIKNGAEIAKAIAKAGGTISILEEQELTLQKLFLKIIEEV; encoded by the coding sequence ATGAAGTATGAATATCCAATTATCGTAAATGAATTGACCAAAAAATTTGGAAAGCACAATGAAATTACTGCGGTTAATTCACTTAGCTTTAAGGTCAAAAAAGGCGAAGTTTTTGGATTTGTTGGTCCAAATGGTGCAGGCAAAACGACAACTATGAAAATGCTTATAGGATTGCTGGAACCCACAAATGGTGAAGGATACGTTGCCGGATATGATATCGTCAAGCAGATCATAAATATAAGAAAAGTAACAGGAGTACTTCCGGAACCTGCCGGCTATTATGATGATCTTACTGCACGCCAAAACTTGAGATTTTATGCAGATCTTAATTCAACACCTGATAAAGAAAAAAAAATAGTCGAAATTCTTGAACTGGTGGGCCTAAAAGATGCTATTGACCAAAAAATTGGAGGCTTTTCAACAGGAATGAGAAAAAGATTTGGCCTTGCTCAGGCACTTATCAATGATCCTGAAATAATATTTTTAGATGAGCCAACAAGTGGAATTGATCCAAAGGGTGCTCAAATGATGCGAGACTTAATTACAGATCTTAGCAAAAATAAAGGAGTAACTGTTTTTCTGAGTTCACACTCAATGGAGGAAGTTGAAGAAATATGCGATAGAATTGCAATAATTGCCAAAGGTAAATTGTTGGCAGTTGGCTCAATTGAAGATTTGAGAAGTGTGGTAAGAGAAAAGGAAGGAGTACATTATCTACTTGAAGTTCAGGATATCATACCTTCAGAAGCTGTAGAAGTTGTAAAGGATGTAGACGGTGTAGAAGAGGTTGAGATACAAGATACGACACTGAAAGTGCATTCTAATATTAAAAATGGCGCTGAAATTGCAAAAGCCATAGCAAAGGCTGGTGGCACCATATCTATATTAGAAGAACAGGAATTAACTCTGCAAAAATTGTTCCTTAAGATTATTGAAGAAGTATGA
- a CDS encoding YcdB/YcdC domain-containing protein: MKHTYNKHILIAALLVVTLIVIGLIASEHEWIVTTKEEQSSHSKYLDPDTIEVNITLEEAKDILTSTDSEIDSGSVDGELINDSEFGIIWQLTSKTIYNGTIVASIDPYDGTLLCTVTTRGDRVNPKYLDPNTTEVNVSLEEAKNILIAENQDFEANYINAQLINDGDFGIIWQLTSKTSNDRSILAGIDADDGNLVFIYDGSKETFSDGEVSEEEALEIAEQYMETKLTDEQLNKIRFEFINYRENADDLPGFYHIKYIRIINGVPLISDGVTISVNSETGEVSSYREHWEVLDENKYTVDNESILTEEEAIDYLKEFIEEQAYEGNVSNSIEVIESKLIWKYTENDEIRLAWWMQFTDPNLGLDKSLPGLVGIDANNGEVLIADFTIG; the protein is encoded by the coding sequence ATGAAGCATACATATAATAAACACATTCTCATAGCAGCCTTACTAGTAGTTACACTGATTGTTATAGGATTAATAGCTTCAGAACATGAATGGATAGTTACAACAAAAGAAGAACAATCAAGCCATTCAAAGTATCTTGATCCTGATACAATTGAAGTAAATATAACTTTAGAAGAGGCAAAAGACATACTGACATCCACAGATTCAGAAATAGATAGTGGCTCTGTAGATGGAGAACTAATTAACGATAGCGAATTTGGGATAATATGGCAATTGACATCTAAAACTATCTATAATGGAACTATTGTAGCATCAATTGACCCTTATGATGGAACTCTACTATGTACAGTTACTACAAGAGGAGACAGAGTAAATCCCAAATATCTTGATCCTAACACAACGGAAGTAAATGTAAGTTTGGAAGAAGCTAAAAATATATTGATAGCTGAAAATCAAGACTTTGAAGCTAATTATATCAATGCACAGCTTATTAATGATGGCGATTTTGGAATAATATGGCAACTTACATCTAAAACCAGCAATGATAGGAGCATTCTTGCGGGGATAGATGCTGATGACGGAAATTTAGTCTTTATCTATGATGGTTCAAAAGAGACATTTTCCGATGGCGAAGTGAGTGAAGAAGAAGCTCTGGAAATAGCTGAACAATATATGGAAACAAAGCTCACGGATGAGCAGTTGAACAAAATAAGATTTGAATTTATTAATTATCGGGAGAATGCAGATGACCTTCCAGGATTCTACCACATAAAGTACATCAGAATAATTAACGGTGTTCCTCTCATATCGGATGGAGTGACAATAAGCGTAAATTCAGAAACTGGCGAGGTTTCAAGCTACAGGGAACACTGGGAAGTATTGGATGAAAATAAGTACACAGTAGACAATGAATCAATTCTAACTGAAGAAGAAGCCATTGATTACTTAAAAGAGTTCATAGAAGAACAAGCATACGAAGGTAATGTTTCGAATAGTATAGAAGTAATTGAGTCTAAACTTATCTGGAAATATACTGAGAATGATGAAATTCGTCTGGCATGGTGGATGCAGTTTACAGATCCAAACCTTGGGCTTGATAAAAGTCTTCCGGGACTTGTTGGTATTGATGCAAATAACGGAGAAGTGCTCATAGCAGACTTTACTATCGGCTGA